The proteins below are encoded in one region of Catenulispora sp. GP43:
- a CDS encoding ABC transporter ATP-binding protein has product MSTSATSPAAAGPPASTAAPLLTVKNLVKEFPIRSSGLVRKQVGVVQAVSDISFEIAAGETLGLVGESGCGKSTTSRAVLHLQPATSGQVVFDGVDLTTVGKNELRRLRRDMQLVFQDPFASLDPRITVNEIIAEPLRIHGLYGDKTAGRAKVNELMATVGLKPEHGNRYPHEFSGGQRQRIGIARALALRPKLLVLDEPVSALDVSIQAGVINLLEELQDELHLAYLFVAHDLSVVRHIADRVAVMYLGKIVELGPRDQLFDHPQHPYTQALISAIPIPDPRRERTRQRILLQGDVPSPANPPSGCRFRTRCPKFLTLTPEQQRKCIDEEPLLVGRGPGGMATSDDAVHKAACHYAESVQLL; this is encoded by the coding sequence GTGAGCACGTCCGCCACGTCCCCCGCGGCCGCCGGACCCCCGGCGAGCACGGCCGCGCCGCTGCTGACAGTGAAGAACCTGGTCAAGGAGTTCCCGATCCGCTCCAGCGGCCTGGTGCGCAAGCAGGTCGGCGTGGTGCAGGCGGTCTCGGACATCTCCTTCGAGATCGCCGCCGGCGAGACCCTGGGCCTGGTCGGCGAGTCCGGCTGCGGCAAGTCCACGACCTCCCGCGCGGTCCTGCACCTGCAGCCGGCCACCAGCGGCCAGGTGGTGTTCGACGGCGTGGACCTGACCACCGTGGGCAAGAACGAGCTGCGCCGCCTGCGCCGCGACATGCAGCTGGTCTTCCAGGACCCGTTCGCCTCGCTGGACCCGCGCATCACGGTCAACGAGATCATCGCCGAACCGCTGCGCATCCACGGTCTGTACGGCGACAAGACCGCGGGCCGCGCGAAGGTCAACGAGCTGATGGCCACCGTCGGCCTCAAGCCCGAGCACGGCAACCGCTACCCGCACGAGTTCTCCGGCGGCCAGCGCCAGCGCATCGGCATCGCCCGGGCCCTGGCGCTGCGGCCCAAGCTGCTGGTCCTGGACGAGCCGGTGTCGGCGCTGGACGTCTCCATCCAGGCCGGCGTGATCAACCTGCTGGAGGAACTGCAGGACGAGCTGCACCTGGCCTACTTGTTCGTCGCCCACGACCTGTCGGTGGTCCGGCACATCGCCGACCGGGTGGCGGTGATGTATCTGGGCAAGATCGTCGAGCTCGGCCCCCGGGACCAGCTCTTCGACCATCCGCAGCACCCGTACACGCAGGCGCTGATCTCGGCGATCCCGATCCCCGACCCGCGCCGCGAGCGGACCCGGCAGCGCATCCTGCTGCAGGGCGACGTCCCGTCCCCGGCGAACCCGCCGTCCGGCTGCCGCTTCCGGACCCGGTGTCCGAAGTTCCTGACCCTGACCCCCGAGCAGCAGCGCAAGTGCATCGACGAGGAGCCGCTGCTGGTCGGCCGCGGCCCGGGCGGGATGGCGACCAGCGATGACGCCGTGCACAAGGCGGCCTGTCACTACGCGGAGTCTGTGCAGTTGCTCTGA